The Arthrobacter sp. OAP107 DNA segment GGTGACCTGGGCGTCCGTTGGGATGGTTCCGCCTACGAAGCGGCCCGTGTTGGTGGCGATGATGCCGCCATGCTGGTCCACGATGCAGCTGTTCGGCGGTAGGGACCGCAGGAGGGGCTCGAACGCATCCTGGAGTTGACTGACGCGGATGTCGGCAGCGATGGCTCCCACGCATTCTCCGGCAGGCGTCCCATCGAGAGTCGATGGGACCGGCTGGCCGTCGCGGCGGCGGCTGCGGCGCAGCCGGCCAGGAAAGCGCGGTACTCCCGTAGATCGTGGAGGTCTTCAAGAGAATAGCCCGCAAGAGATTGGCGTTGGACGCGGGCGATGTCCCCGATATTGGCCTTCACGAAACTTCCGCCGCCTTTGCCGCGCCGGGTCTCCACAAGGCCTAGTCCGCGCAAACTCGGCCAGGGCAGCCCTCAGTGTCAGAGTGGAAACGCCCATCCTCGATGCAAGGTAGCTTTCGCTGGGCAGCTGGGAACCGTCCTCGAGCACTCCGAGCTCGATGGCATGCCTAAGCCGACGTCCGACCTCCTCGCCACGGTCCGCATTCTCGAGCGGGGCAAAGGCGAGCTGCTCTTTCCAGGTGACCATTGCGGCTCCACGCGAAGTGACATTTAACGTTGAATGTATATTGACCTTTATCAATGAATGTCTACACTTAGGAGTATCTGTCGGGGACTGCAGAACGGGTCGGAGCTCAATAGTTCTGGCAGCGGCGACAGTCCCGAGAAGCGGAAGCCCAGTTGGGAAGGGAGTGACGATGACACGCGAAGAAGCTTTTGCCAAGTGCACACCGGACTCGTATGTCGAGTTCTATGGTGGTCGGTGGCTCGTCGTCCCGTTCGCCCAGGTGGAGCAGCCCATGTTCTTTGTTTGCGCACCGCAGGCGGTCCGCAGCAGTCACCACGCTTGAGCTCGAAGCTTCGGCGTCACCAGAAGAAAGGGCGCTCCATGAAGCGGCGACGACTTGAGCAATGCGTGGGGGAGAGGCCGCGGCCCGCAGCTTCGCGGTACCGGTTGGAGCTGGCGGTGGAACGCCGCCTCGAAAAGCAAGCCCTCCATGACTGAGGCAACCTAACCGCTGGACCGGCCGGCATCCTTCAGTATGCGTCGATCCGCAAAGGTCTCATCCATATGGGCCACGGTTGCCGTAACAGACACGGGTCGAAAATGTCATACCAGGAATCGCATCAGCCGGTGTTCCCGGCGTCGATCTGGCAAGCGCGAACTGTTGGTTGCGCTGGCCGGTAAGCCTCTGAATATCATCGCGCCGCGGCGGAGGGGAGGGTCGATTCTGCATCCACTGCGGCACTCTCAGCTTTACTTTACATAATGCTGATTATCGGCGTTAAGTATCGGCGCTCAGAAGGGGGCGTAAACGTTCGGTATCGCGGATGCGTATATGGCGTAGGCTGCCCGGAGCATCTCCGTACCGGCTCGCTGGGCGCTTCAGCTCTGTTTGCCGCCATGACGTACCGGCAGACGTTGCCAGGTCGGCACCCTGTGGAGTATTTCGGTTCCTGTGGCACGGGCCGATCATCCCGTCCGAACGGCCAGCCGGGGTCCTTGGCGAATTTCGTGGTCATCGTCAGGGTCAGCATGGGTGTCGTTCCGGTTTTTTATCCCTAGGCCAAAAGCGGGGCTCCGCGGGCCGATCCCCCGTTCCGGTAATTCTGGATATACACGGCATTGGTTGATGGTTCAATGAGTCGTCTTGTCAAGACGACTCGCCACGGGCCTGCCGGCACCCGTACCCTCTCCAGTGTCAGCTGTACCCAGCCACTGCCGGCCGAAAGGAAGGAACCATGCTCATCACCAACGTCCGTCCGTGGGGCGGGGATGCGGTGGACCTCGAGGTCCGGGAGGGGCGGATCGCCGCCCTTCACGCCGGAGGGACCGCCGTCGTAAATGCCGGGAACTCCAATGACGCAGTGGACGGGCGAAACCGGATCGCACTTCCCGCGTTCACCGACGTCCACGTCCACCTCGATTCGACCCGGATCGGCCTGCCGTTCCGGGAGCACACCGGCGGGCCCGGGGTGTGGAACATGATGTGCAACGACAGGGAGAACTGGCGCGACACCCCCATCCCCTACCCGGAGGTGGTGGCGGGAACGCTGGAACGGATGATCGCGCGGGGCACCACGCGTGTCCGCTCCTACGCCCAGATCGACGTCGACTGCAAACTGGAGCGTTTCGAGGCGGTCATGGCTGCCAAGGAACACTTCGCCCGCGCCGCAACGGTGGAGGTCATGGCTTTTCCGCAGGCCGGACTGCTGCTCGAGGACGGGACCGTCCCACTCCTGGAGGACGCCCTCCGGGGAGGCG contains these protein-coding regions:
- a CDS encoding GntR family transcriptional regulator yields the protein MVTWKEQLAFAPLENADRGEEVGRRLRHAIELGVLEDGSQLPSESYLASRMGVSTLTLRAALAEFARTRPCGDPARQRRRKFREGQYRGHRPRPTPISCGLFS